From the Salinimicrobium tongyeongense genome, one window contains:
- a CDS encoding LuxE/PaaK family acyltransferase: protein MKDVFSISTLGEFNKKALQVFEYQYKNNAVYQQFANLVHRSPAEVKYVEEIPFLPISLFKSHKIISSEASAEMVFTSSGTTGTQSSKHYVTDVKVYEESFRRGFTHFYSNVEDYAVLALLPSYLERKGSSLIYMVQDLIEKSNNPASGFYLHNLDALVQKLKELEEKGQKTLLIGVSFALLDLVENYTLNLKHTIVMETGGMKGRRKEMIRTELHEVLKKGLGVPAIHSEYGMTELLSQAYALKNGIFECPPWMKIFIREPEDAMSLLPEGKSGGINVADLANINSCSFIATQDLGKNLGGGKTEILGRFDHSDIRGCNLMVF from the coding sequence TTGAAGGACGTATTTTCTATTTCCACTTTAGGGGAGTTCAACAAAAAGGCCCTGCAGGTATTTGAATACCAGTACAAAAACAATGCTGTATACCAGCAATTTGCCAACCTGGTGCACCGCAGCCCGGCAGAGGTAAAATACGTTGAAGAAATACCATTTTTGCCAATCTCCCTCTTTAAATCCCACAAAATAATTTCTTCGGAAGCTTCCGCTGAAATGGTTTTTACCAGCAGCGGCACCACCGGCACACAATCAAGCAAACACTATGTTACCGATGTGAAGGTTTATGAGGAAAGTTTCCGCAGGGGCTTCACACATTTCTACAGTAATGTTGAAGATTATGCCGTGCTTGCACTTCTTCCTTCCTATCTTGAAAGAAAAGGTTCTTCCTTAATTTACATGGTGCAGGACCTTATCGAAAAAAGCAATAACCCGGCAAGTGGATTTTACCTGCACAACCTCGATGCGCTGGTTCAAAAGCTGAAAGAACTCGAAGAAAAAGGGCAAAAAACATTACTGATTGGAGTTTCGTTTGCCCTACTCGATCTTGTGGAAAACTACACTTTAAACCTGAAGCATACTATTGTGATGGAAACCGGCGGAATGAAGGGCCGGCGCAAGGAAATGATACGCACCGAACTTCACGAAGTGCTCAAAAAAGGCCTGGGCGTACCGGCTATTCACAGCGAATACGGGATGACCGAACTACTCTCCCAGGCATACGCCCTCAAAAATGGCATTTTTGAATGCCCGCCCTGGATGAAGATCTTTATTCGTGAACCCGAAGACGCCATGAGCCTGCTACCCGAAGGAAAATCGGGCGGGATCAATGTGGCAGACCTCGCCAACATCAATTCCTGCTCCTTTATTGCCACCCAGGATCTCGGGAAAAACTTAGGCGGCGGAAAGACTGAAATTCTTGGCCGTTTTGACCACAGCGACATAAGAGGCTGCAACCTGATGGTTTTTTAA
- the tyrS gene encoding tyrosine--tRNA ligase, whose protein sequence is MNKNFVEELTWRGMIHDVMPGTEEHLLEGLRSAYVGIDPTADSLHIGHLVGVMMLKHFQEAGHRPVALVGGATGMIGDPSGKSNERNLLTEATLLQNQNALKNQLSKFLDFESEAENAAVMVNNYDWMKNFSFLSFIRDVGKHITVNYMMSKDSVKKRLSSDSSEGMSFTEFTYQLVQGYDFLHLYRELDCTLQMGGSDQWGNITTGTELIRRIGDGKGYALTCPLITKADGTKFGKTESGNIWLDPARTSPYKFYQYWLNTSDEDAEKFIKIFTFLSKEEIEALIAQHKEAPHLRELQRKLAEEITIMVHSAEEYENAVKASEVLFGKSTANDLKKLNEATFLDVFEGVPQAQISREDVEAGLDMIAALSAKTDFLKSNGEARRALKENSISVNKEKVTEDYTITTNDLLNDKYVIINKGKRNTYILRVE, encoded by the coding sequence ATGAACAAGAATTTTGTAGAAGAATTGACCTGGAGGGGAATGATTCACGACGTGATGCCCGGCACCGAAGAGCATCTTTTGGAAGGCCTTAGGTCTGCCTATGTAGGAATTGATCCCACAGCCGATTCTTTACATATAGGTCACCTGGTGGGGGTTATGATGCTCAAACATTTCCAGGAGGCGGGGCACAGGCCGGTAGCCCTGGTAGGAGGAGCTACAGGAATGATTGGCGACCCTTCGGGAAAATCGAACGAGCGCAACCTTCTTACTGAAGCAACCCTGCTTCAAAATCAAAACGCCCTCAAAAATCAACTGTCTAAGTTCCTCGACTTTGAAAGTGAGGCCGAGAACGCAGCAGTAATGGTGAATAACTATGACTGGATGAAAAACTTCAGTTTTTTGAGTTTCATTCGGGATGTTGGGAAACATATTACCGTGAATTACATGATGTCTAAAGACAGTGTAAAAAAGCGGTTGTCTTCAGATTCTTCCGAAGGAATGTCTTTTACCGAATTTACTTACCAGCTTGTGCAGGGTTATGATTTCCTGCATTTGTACAGGGAGCTTGATTGTACCCTGCAAATGGGCGGCAGTGACCAGTGGGGGAATATCACCACCGGTACCGAGCTTATTCGCAGGATTGGCGACGGGAAAGGTTATGCCCTTACCTGCCCTTTAATTACCAAGGCCGACGGTACAAAATTCGGGAAAACAGAATCGGGGAACATCTGGCTTGATCCTGCACGTACCTCCCCATACAAATTTTACCAGTACTGGCTCAACACCAGCGACGAAGACGCCGAGAAATTCATAAAAATATTCACTTTTCTTTCAAAAGAGGAAATTGAAGCGCTTATTGCGCAGCATAAAGAAGCTCCTCATTTAAGGGAGTTGCAGCGTAAACTGGCAGAAGAAATTACTATCATGGTACATTCGGCAGAGGAGTATGAGAATGCGGTGAAGGCTTCGGAAGTGCTCTTTGGAAAAAGTACCGCCAATGACCTCAAAAAGCTGAATGAAGCTACTTTTCTCGATGTTTTTGAAGGCGTGCCCCAGGCACAAATTTCCCGCGAAGATGTTGAGGCAGGGCTCGATATGATCGCGGCACTTTCTGCAAAGACCGATTTCCTCAAGTCGAACGGAGAGGCCCGAAGAGCTTTAAAAGAGAATTCGATCTCGGTGAATAAAGAAAAGGTTACCGAAGATTATACGATTACCACAAATGACCTGCTTAACGATAAATATGTGATTATCAATAAAGGCAAAAGAAACACCTACATTTTAAGGGTTGAGTAA